A window of the Henckelia pumila isolate YLH828 chromosome 3, ASM3356847v2, whole genome shotgun sequence genome harbors these coding sequences:
- the LOC140891384 gene encoding uncharacterized protein isoform X1, whose protein sequence is MDVAYQVVSERVIVGVALDEKFDSTLEHAVDRGTECRDDVFDEFGDLLELEYGGDDVNIGDGIGGGLENICADIAVVKAVQVIEHISGDAPVVHAPKKRGPDRPPKRTRSVPGLRIKGMTDFLYGRDYLSVNLLMVVRGLLVVISMLLWIP, encoded by the exons ATGGATGTTGCTTATCAGGTTGTTTCTGAAAGGGTTATTGTGGGAGTGGCGTTGGATGAAAAATTTGATTCTACTTTGGAACATGCTGTTGATCGAGGGACTGAATGTAGAGATGATGTGTTTGATGAGtttggagatttgttggaattggagtaTGGGGGAGATGACGTGAATATTGGAGATGGGATTGGCGGGGGGTTGGAAAATATTTGTGCAGATATAGCGGTGGTGAAAGCTGTACAGGTTATCGAACATATTTCTGGAGATGCCCCTGTGGTTCATGCTCCTAAGAAGAGAGGTCCTGACAGACCGCCTAAAAGAACAAGATCAGTTCCAGGCTTGAGGATAAAAG GAATGACAGACTTTCTTTATGGGAGGGATTACTTGAGTGTAAACCTATTGATGGTTGTCCGTGGGTTGTTGGTGGTGATTTCAATGTTATTGTGGATCCCCTAG